One genomic window of Polyangium aurulentum includes the following:
- a CDS encoding GNAT family N-acetyltransferase, producing MGGAILRAARPEEGELLTELALRSKAHWGYDAEFIRACRPSLTITPQKIATNPYYVVEESGGVVGFYGLKPSSDGEVELDYLFIDPPGMGKGHGRMLFEHAVATARGQGYARMSIESEPYAEEFYARMGAVCVGRRESTAKPGRFLPLLSLRLTP from the coding sequence ATGGGCGGCGCGATCCTGCGAGCGGCGAGGCCCGAAGAGGGCGAGCTGCTGACCGAGCTTGCGCTGCGGTCCAAGGCGCACTGGGGCTACGACGCCGAGTTCATCCGCGCCTGCCGCCCCTCGCTGACCATCACGCCGCAGAAGATCGCGACGAACCCCTACTACGTCGTGGAGGAGAGCGGCGGGGTCGTGGGTTTCTATGGGCTCAAACCATCGAGCGATGGCGAGGTCGAGCTGGACTATCTGTTCATCGATCCGCCGGGGATGGGCAAGGGTCATGGCCGGATGCTCTTCGAGCACGCCGTGGCCACGGCCCGGGGGCAGGGCTACGCGCGCATGAGCATCGAGAGCGAGCCCTACGCCGAGGAGTTTTACGCGCGCATGGGCGCCGTCTGCGTGGGCAGGAGAGAGTCCACCGCGAAGCCGGGCCGCTTTCTGCCCCTGCTCAGCCTTCGTTTGACCCCGTAA
- a CDS encoding DUF885 domain-containing protein, translating to MPRGPRALCAPLALALAASCAAHAPPDHAMTTPSPSAAPPASSSLAPSPLADDAAAGVTDPALRRLLQEHWDWQMRHSPVWATRLGDHRFDAELGHHGPADIAARRADIEAFRDRAKALARTSLGAEDATTAELFLEMLEIRAGVARCDVEQWSVSSFDNPLTDHNRLPELHVVRTPEDGKNLLARYRQMPRTLDERMENLRRGLAAGRVASRESLRRLIAQIDRQLAKPPREWPLAAYSQSADARARRKGWSAGDEEKLTSDLARVVEGEIAPAFRRFRAFLEAELLPKARPDDKEGVSALPGGEACYRARIFEHIAVAIEPEELHATGVREIARINGEMRALGQKLFGTSDLAKILERLRTDKALYYQRSDELTRAAKAALDKARAALPRLFITLPRTDCVVQPVPDDEAPYTTIAYYREPHYDGTKPGEYFINTYRPDIRPRFEMEALSFHESIPGHHLQIALAQERGALPAFRKFGGSTAFVEGWALYTEKLADEAGLYTGDLDRMGMLSYDAWRASRLVVDTGLHHKGWTRAQAEQYMREHTALTPSNIENEVDRYIAWPGQALAYKVGQLEILRLREEAKKTLGDKFELRAFHDAVLASGAVSLPVLQANVLRWIKAWKAQ from the coding sequence ATGCCCCGAGGCCCCCGCGCCCTGTGCGCCCCCCTCGCCCTCGCCCTCGCCGCCTCGTGCGCCGCGCACGCCCCGCCGGACCACGCCATGACAACCCCCTCGCCCTCCGCCGCCCCGCCCGCGTCGTCCTCGCTCGCGCCCTCCCCGCTCGCCGACGACGCCGCGGCCGGCGTGACCGACCCCGCGCTGCGCCGCCTGCTCCAGGAGCATTGGGACTGGCAGATGCGGCACTCGCCGGTCTGGGCCACCCGCCTCGGCGATCACCGCTTCGACGCCGAGCTCGGCCACCACGGCCCCGCCGACATCGCCGCGCGCCGCGCGGACATCGAGGCCTTCCGCGACCGGGCCAAGGCCCTCGCGCGGACCTCGCTCGGCGCCGAGGACGCGACGACGGCGGAGCTGTTCCTCGAGATGCTCGAGATCCGCGCCGGCGTCGCGCGCTGCGACGTCGAGCAATGGTCGGTGTCGAGCTTCGACAATCCCCTCACCGACCACAACCGCCTGCCCGAGCTGCACGTGGTCCGCACGCCCGAGGACGGCAAGAATCTCCTCGCGCGCTATCGGCAAATGCCGCGCACCCTGGACGAGCGGATGGAAAACCTCCGCCGGGGCCTCGCCGCCGGCCGCGTGGCGAGCCGCGAGAGCCTGCGGCGCCTGATTGCGCAGATCGATCGCCAGCTCGCAAAACCCCCGCGAGAATGGCCGCTCGCTGCCTATTCGCAGAGCGCCGATGCGCGCGCGCGTCGAAAAGGCTGGAGCGCCGGGGACGAGGAGAAGCTCACGAGCGACCTCGCGCGCGTCGTCGAGGGCGAGATCGCGCCCGCATTCCGCCGCTTCCGCGCCTTCCTCGAGGCCGAGCTGCTCCCCAAGGCGCGCCCCGACGACAAGGAGGGCGTCTCGGCGCTCCCGGGCGGAGAGGCTTGCTACCGGGCGCGCATCTTCGAGCACATCGCCGTCGCCATCGAGCCCGAGGAGCTGCACGCGACGGGCGTCCGTGAAATCGCGCGCATCAACGGCGAGATGCGCGCGCTCGGGCAAAAGCTCTTCGGCACCTCGGACCTCGCGAAGATCCTCGAGCGGCTGCGCACCGACAAGGCGCTCTACTACCAGCGCAGCGACGAGCTCACGCGCGCCGCCAAGGCCGCGCTCGACAAGGCGCGGGCCGCGCTTCCGCGCCTGTTCATCACCCTGCCCCGCACCGATTGCGTGGTCCAGCCCGTCCCCGACGACGAGGCCCCGTACACGACCATCGCCTATTACCGGGAGCCGCATTACGACGGCACCAAGCCAGGCGAGTATTTCATCAACACCTACCGGCCCGACATCCGCCCGCGCTTCGAGATGGAGGCGCTCTCGTTCCACGAATCCATCCCCGGCCATCACCTGCAAATCGCGCTCGCGCAGGAGCGCGGGGCCCTGCCGGCGTTCCGTAAATTCGGCGGCTCCACGGCCTTCGTCGAGGGCTGGGCGCTTTATACGGAGAAGCTCGCGGACGAGGCGGGGCTCTACACGGGCGACCTCGATCGCATGGGCATGCTGAGCTACGACGCCTGGCGCGCGAGCCGCCTCGTCGTCGACACGGGCCTGCACCACAAGGGGTGGACGCGCGCGCAGGCCGAGCAATACATGCGCGAGCACACGGCGCTCACGCCCTCGAACATCGAAAACGAGGTCGACCGCTACATCGCCTGGCCGGGGCAGGCCCTCGCGTACAAGGTCGGCCAGCTCGAGATCCTGCGGCTGCGCGAGGAGGCGAAAAAGACGCTCGGCGACAAATTCGAGCTGCGCGCATTCCACGACGCCGTCCTCGCGAGCGGCGCGGTGAGCTTGCCGGTCTTGCAGGCGAATGTGCTGCGGTGGATCAAGGCCTGGAAAGCGCAGTGA
- a CDS encoding ATP-grasp domain-containing protein — translation MTEKIGVLVGWEQTFPAAFIERCNRVPGITAELAKLGGTPERFSSPYRVLVDRISQEVKHYRFYLKAAALGGACVINDPFWWSADDKFFGYSLAARLGVAVPRTVMLPQKEYIPAIDKQRSLRNLEFPLNWESIINYIGFPAILKPADGGGWKDVTVVRTPGELLKAYDASGLNVMTLQEFIDFEDYARCICVGRERILPIQYDPKRPHPITGLRGAYIHNPQDGGRWTDKGLHERMINDSIKLNQALGYDMNSVEFAIKDGVPYAIDFTNPAPDMDIKSILEPHFHVVVDWMVDFAVKCAKEGRKTIDRYPLGKLEEVEPVRFGERG, via the coding sequence ATGACGGAGAAAATCGGCGTTCTCGTCGGCTGGGAGCAGACGTTCCCGGCGGCGTTCATCGAGAGGTGCAATCGGGTCCCCGGCATCACCGCGGAGCTCGCCAAGCTCGGCGGGACCCCCGAGCGCTTCTCCTCGCCGTACCGCGTCCTCGTCGACCGGATCAGCCAGGAGGTGAAGCACTACCGCTTCTACCTCAAGGCGGCGGCGCTCGGCGGCGCGTGCGTCATCAACGATCCCTTCTGGTGGAGCGCCGACGACAAGTTCTTCGGCTACTCGCTCGCCGCCCGCCTCGGCGTCGCCGTGCCGCGCACGGTGATGCTGCCGCAGAAAGAGTACATCCCCGCGATCGACAAGCAGCGCAGCCTGCGCAACCTCGAGTTCCCGCTGAACTGGGAGTCGATCATCAACTACATCGGCTTCCCCGCGATCCTGAAGCCCGCCGACGGCGGCGGCTGGAAGGACGTGACCGTGGTGCGCACGCCGGGCGAGCTGCTCAAGGCGTACGACGCCTCGGGGCTCAACGTGATGACGCTGCAGGAGTTCATCGACTTCGAGGACTACGCGCGGTGTATCTGCGTGGGCCGCGAGCGCATCCTGCCCATCCAGTACGACCCGAAGCGGCCCCACCCGATCACGGGCCTGCGCGGCGCGTACATCCACAACCCGCAGGACGGCGGCCGCTGGACCGACAAGGGCCTGCACGAGCGCATGATCAACGACTCGATCAAGCTGAACCAGGCGCTCGGCTACGACATGAACTCGGTCGAGTTCGCGATCAAAGACGGCGTGCCCTACGCGATCGACTTCACGAACCCCGCGCCCGACATGGACATCAAGTCCATCCTCGAGCCGCACTTCCACGTGGTCGTCGACTGGATGGTCGACTTCGCCGTCAAGTGCGCGAAGGAGGGGCGCAAGACGATCGATCGGTATCCGCTCGGCAAGCTCGAGGAAGTGGAGCCCGTCCGCTTCGGTGAGCGCGGATGA
- a CDS encoding alpha-amylase family glycosyl hydrolase: protein MRHLSLPFAALSLLVAACGGEDLNRPGGGSGGNDAGVEECVPSEALCPVEFSLPLDAASSAELRGNFASDGWEKGIPMSIDGATWRATVSVPNGTGIEYKFFINGSEWILDPQNSAQSNGNSVKTASCGAVCKFECPTVGTFDWRSAVMYFVFVDRFRNGDTSNDAPLASIDPKVQKPADYQGGDWQGVIDKIDDGYFTSLGVNALWLTVPMNNPLAAGLGADGRSYSAYHGYWPTDLEQPEEHFGDMALLKELVDRAHAKNIKVVVDYAMNHVHKDAPVYKEHPEWFWPLDHGFKNYCVCGDGCSWDNDEGRRCWFRDYLPDWNFQNAEARKASIDNAIWWIKQTGIDGFRLDAVKHIEFSWLSDLKKRLCTEIEPASGEHFYTVGETFAREDRGLIKSYIGPELMDGQFDFPQRGVVVEKILRRTGSMQELDAFLASNDNFYGSGSIMSTFIGNHDIPRVVHSAEDYFLDKPWPTWDAPNDTNWNNTPGLPGNKAPFERLAVGFTLLLTTKGVPLIYYGDEVGLPGSADPDNRRFMHWNDLPGATPYSEGQAFLLDRVKKLGQARQAHPALWRGSRQTLEVTEHTYVYRMVDTQGGGDEVYVALNRSDELRAVKGLPASGHDLLSGQDLAGPQANLPPRSSMVVVPK, encoded by the coding sequence ATGCGTCACCTCTCGCTTCCTTTCGCCGCCCTATCGCTGCTCGTCGCCGCTTGCGGGGGCGAAGACCTGAACCGCCCCGGCGGAGGCTCCGGCGGCAACGACGCGGGCGTCGAGGAGTGCGTCCCCTCCGAGGCCCTCTGCCCCGTCGAGTTCTCCCTGCCGCTCGACGCCGCGAGCTCCGCCGAGCTGCGCGGCAACTTCGCGAGCGACGGCTGGGAGAAGGGCATCCCCATGTCGATCGACGGCGCGACGTGGCGCGCCACCGTGTCGGTCCCGAACGGCACGGGCATCGAGTACAAGTTCTTCATCAACGGGTCGGAGTGGATCCTGGACCCGCAAAACTCCGCCCAGAGCAACGGCAACTCCGTCAAGACCGCAAGCTGCGGCGCCGTGTGCAAGTTCGAGTGCCCCACCGTCGGCACCTTCGACTGGCGCAGCGCGGTCATGTACTTCGTCTTCGTCGACCGCTTCAGGAACGGCGACACCTCGAACGACGCGCCCCTCGCGAGCATCGATCCAAAGGTCCAGAAGCCCGCCGACTACCAGGGCGGCGACTGGCAGGGCGTCATCGACAAGATCGACGACGGCTACTTCACGAGCCTCGGCGTCAACGCCCTGTGGCTCACCGTCCCCATGAACAACCCGCTCGCCGCGGGCCTCGGCGCCGATGGCCGCAGCTACAGCGCGTACCACGGCTACTGGCCCACCGATCTCGAGCAGCCCGAGGAGCACTTCGGCGACATGGCGCTCCTCAAGGAGCTGGTCGACAGGGCGCACGCGAAGAACATCAAGGTGGTCGTCGATTACGCGATGAACCACGTCCACAAGGACGCGCCCGTCTACAAGGAGCACCCCGAGTGGTTCTGGCCGCTCGACCACGGCTTCAAGAACTACTGCGTCTGCGGCGACGGCTGCTCCTGGGACAACGACGAGGGCCGCCGCTGCTGGTTCCGCGACTACCTGCCCGACTGGAACTTCCAGAACGCCGAGGCCCGCAAGGCGAGCATCGACAACGCGATCTGGTGGATCAAGCAGACCGGCATCGACGGCTTCCGCCTCGACGCGGTCAAGCACATCGAGTTCTCCTGGCTGAGCGATCTGAAGAAGCGCCTCTGCACCGAGATCGAGCCCGCGAGCGGCGAGCACTTCTACACGGTGGGCGAGACCTTCGCCCGCGAGGACCGCGGCCTCATCAAGAGCTACATCGGCCCCGAGCTGATGGACGGGCAGTTCGACTTCCCGCAGCGCGGCGTGGTCGTCGAGAAGATCCTGCGCCGCACCGGCTCGATGCAGGAGCTCGACGCCTTCCTCGCGAGCAACGACAATTTCTACGGCTCGGGATCGATCATGTCGACGTTCATCGGCAACCACGACATCCCGCGCGTCGTGCACTCGGCCGAGGACTACTTCCTCGACAAGCCCTGGCCCACCTGGGACGCCCCGAACGACACGAACTGGAACAACACACCGGGCCTGCCGGGAAATAAAGCGCCCTTCGAGCGCCTCGCCGTCGGCTTCACCCTGCTGCTCACCACCAAGGGCGTCCCGCTCATCTATTACGGCGACGAGGTCGGCCTGCCTGGATCGGCCGATCCGGACAACCGCCGGTTCATGCACTGGAACGACCTGCCGGGCGCCACGCCGTACAGCGAAGGCCAGGCTTTCCTGCTCGATCGGGTGAAGAAGCTCGGCCAGGCGAGGCAGGCGCACCCGGCGCTCTGGCGCGGGTCGCGACAGACGCTCGAGGTTACCGAGCACACGTACGTGTACCGGATGGTCGATACCCAGGGGGGCGGGGACGAGGTGTACGTCGCGCTCAACCGCTCGGACGAGCTCCGCGCCGTCAAGGGGCTGCCGGCGAGCGGCCATGATCTACTGAGTGGCCAGGATCTCGCGGGACCTCAGGCAAACCTGCCGCCGCGCAGCTCGATGGTGGTGGTGCCCAAATAG
- a CDS encoding SDR family oxidoreductase, with protein sequence MAGKILITGATGATGTEVVKALAARGADVVVGVRSPEKAKALEGPTVRPVELDHARPETYERAFEGAERVFLLTPFSGDSVEIGKRMIDSAKAAGARHIVKLSALGAENEPGIQLGRWHREVEKYLEASGVAWTHLRPNSFMQNFIHYFGGSIKPEGKIYLPFGQGKVSWIDTRDIGEVAAAILAGDAAAHAGKAYDLTGPAAIGVDEVAAAIGRALGKEVTYVDIPEKVALEGLLSYGAPEWMANAMMELHAMNKAGHAAVVNDLVEKIGGKKPFDIDRFARDNVQAWS encoded by the coding sequence ATGGCCGGCAAGATCTTGATCACGGGTGCAACGGGCGCGACGGGCACGGAAGTCGTGAAAGCGCTCGCGGCGCGGGGCGCGGACGTCGTCGTCGGGGTGCGATCACCGGAAAAGGCGAAGGCGCTCGAGGGCCCGACCGTGCGCCCGGTGGAGCTCGATCACGCCCGCCCCGAGACCTACGAGCGCGCCTTCGAGGGCGCTGAGCGGGTCTTTTTGCTCACGCCCTTCTCGGGCGATTCGGTCGAGATCGGCAAGCGCATGATCGACAGCGCCAAGGCCGCGGGCGCCAGGCACATCGTGAAGCTCAGCGCGCTCGGCGCCGAAAACGAGCCCGGCATCCAGCTCGGCCGCTGGCACCGCGAGGTCGAAAAGTACCTCGAGGCCTCGGGCGTCGCCTGGACGCACCTGCGCCCGAACTCGTTCATGCAGAATTTCATTCATTACTTCGGCGGCTCCATCAAGCCCGAGGGCAAGATCTACCTGCCGTTCGGTCAGGGCAAGGTGAGCTGGATCGACACGCGCGACATCGGCGAGGTCGCGGCCGCGATCCTCGCGGGCGACGCCGCCGCGCACGCGGGCAAGGCCTACGATCTGACCGGCCCCGCCGCGATCGGCGTGGACGAGGTGGCGGCCGCCATCGGCCGCGCGCTCGGCAAGGAGGTCACCTACGTCGACATCCCCGAAAAGGTCGCGCTCGAGGGCCTGCTCTCCTATGGCGCGCCCGAGTGGATGGCGAACGCGATGATGGAGCTGCACGCCATGAACAAGGCCGGCCACGCCGCCGTCGTCAACGACCTGGTCGAGAAGATCGGCGGCAAGAAGCCCTTCGACATCGATCGATTCGCGCGCGACAACGTCCAGGCCTGGTCGTGA
- a CDS encoding exodeoxyribonuclease III codes for MRVLSWNVNGLRAVMGKGFCDWIGRAGGDIVGIQEVRAHEAQLAPCLEGLGDAWHRAFRAAERPGYSGVGLLSRMKPDRVTTTMADRAFDIEGRVQLARFGKLTVVNAYFPNGSGKDRDNGRIPFKLAFYRRLFDMLEAKKRRGQPLLVIGDFNTAHREIDLARPKDNVKTSGFTPPEREELDRWIRSGWVDSFRLFEPGPGHYSWWSQRFGVREKNIGWRIDYVLASPGAAKHLKGAFIQCDVKGSDHCPIGVDLDDAVLG; via the coding sequence ATGCGAGTGCTCAGCTGGAACGTGAACGGCCTGCGCGCGGTGATGGGTAAGGGGTTCTGCGACTGGATCGGCCGCGCCGGCGGCGACATCGTGGGAATCCAGGAGGTGCGGGCGCACGAAGCGCAGCTCGCCCCGTGCCTCGAGGGGCTCGGCGACGCCTGGCACCGCGCCTTCCGCGCGGCCGAGCGGCCCGGCTACAGCGGCGTGGGCCTCCTGTCGCGCATGAAGCCCGACCGCGTCACCACGACCATGGCCGACCGCGCCTTCGACATCGAGGGCCGCGTGCAGCTCGCGCGCTTCGGCAAGCTCACCGTGGTGAACGCCTACTTCCCGAACGGCAGCGGCAAGGACCGGGACAACGGCCGCATTCCCTTCAAGCTCGCCTTCTACCGGCGCCTGTTCGACATGCTCGAGGCCAAGAAGCGCCGCGGACAGCCCCTGCTCGTGATCGGCGACTTCAACACCGCCCACCGCGAGATCGATCTGGCGCGCCCCAAGGACAACGTGAAGACGAGCGGCTTCACGCCCCCCGAGCGCGAGGAGCTCGATCGGTGGATCCGCTCGGGCTGGGTCGACTCCTTCCGCCTCTTCGAGCCCGGCCCCGGACACTACTCGTGGTGGAGCCAGCGCTTCGGGGTGCGCGAGAAGAACATCGGCTGGCGCATCGACTACGTGCTCGCCTCCCCCGGCGCCGCCAAGCACCTGAAGGGCGCGTTCATCCAGTGCGACGTGAAGGGCAGCGATCACTGCCCCATCGGCGTCGACCTCGACGACGCCGTCCTAGGCTAG
- a CDS encoding serine/threonine-protein kinase, with protein sequence MHEAELPERLGKYQIVRRLAYGGMAEVLLGRLTGTDDFTKEVVVKRVLPQYASNDEFIAMFRDEARITARLHHGNIVQVVEFAEENGQHYLVLEYVDGPSLGSTLHELRKRGERLSIPEVAHIAVEISRGLDYAHHKLGDDGRPLLIVHRDVSPSNILLSREGVVKLADFGIARARERLSPTQGGAGTLKGKFAYMAPETILRGRLDARSDLFSFGVVLFEMLTGRSAFVGETEAHTIQRVTTEDLPPASSQNRAVPPEFDDIVTRLLDRDPDRRPARGLEVVDAIGRLRLHTSPPPSELLMETIARLFPVYRRDVRDRVTVRPPARPRVVVVDESRTLRALVRASLGQRYTVVEASSGDEARTAMRGTPPDAVVCQRSLQGTSGLELCASMRENPRLCEVPFILLASDITPELESEAREVGVHAVLPKRFDPRQLEATLRRVIEGEG encoded by the coding sequence ATGCACGAGGCCGAGCTACCGGAGCGGCTCGGGAAGTACCAGATCGTTCGCCGTCTCGCCTACGGCGGTATGGCCGAGGTGCTCCTGGGACGGCTCACCGGCACCGACGACTTCACGAAGGAGGTCGTCGTCAAGCGGGTGCTGCCACAGTACGCGTCGAACGACGAGTTCATCGCCATGTTCCGCGACGAAGCCCGCATCACCGCGCGGCTTCATCACGGCAACATCGTGCAGGTGGTCGAGTTCGCCGAGGAGAACGGCCAGCACTACCTGGTGCTCGAGTACGTCGACGGCCCGAGCCTGGGCTCGACGCTGCACGAGCTGCGCAAGCGGGGCGAGCGCCTGAGCATCCCCGAGGTCGCGCACATCGCCGTCGAGATCTCGCGCGGCCTCGACTACGCGCACCACAAGCTCGGCGACGACGGCCGGCCGCTGCTCATCGTGCACCGCGACGTGAGCCCGTCGAACATCCTCTTGTCGCGCGAGGGCGTCGTGAAGCTCGCCGACTTCGGGATCGCGCGCGCGCGCGAGCGCCTGTCTCCCACGCAGGGCGGCGCGGGCACGCTGAAGGGCAAATTCGCGTACATGGCCCCCGAGACCATCCTGCGCGGCCGGCTCGACGCCCGCTCGGATCTGTTCTCGTTCGGCGTGGTCCTCTTCGAGATGCTCACGGGCCGCAGCGCGTTCGTCGGCGAGACCGAGGCGCACACGATCCAGCGCGTGACCACCGAGGATCTGCCGCCCGCATCGAGCCAGAACCGCGCCGTGCCGCCCGAGTTCGACGACATCGTCACCCGCCTGCTCGACCGCGATCCGGACCGGCGCCCCGCGCGCGGGCTCGAGGTGGTCGACGCCATCGGCAGGCTGCGCCTGCACACCTCGCCCCCGCCGAGCGAGCTTTTGATGGAGACCATCGCGCGCCTGTTCCCGGTCTACCGCCGCGACGTGCGCGATCGCGTCACCGTGCGCCCTCCGGCGCGCCCGCGCGTCGTCGTGGTCGACGAGTCGCGCACGCTGCGCGCCCTCGTGCGCGCGAGCCTCGGCCAGCGCTACACCGTGGTCGAGGCCTCGAGCGGCGACGAGGCGCGGACGGCCATGCGCGGCACGCCCCCCGACGCCGTCGTCTGCCAGCGCAGCCTGCAAGGCACGAGCGGGCTCGAGCTGTGCGCCTCGATGCGCGAGAACCCGCGCCTGTGCGAGGTCCCGTTCATCCTGCTCGCGTCCGACATCACGCCCGAGCTCGAGTCCGAGGCGCGCGAGGTCGGCGTGCACGCGGTCCTGCCCAAGCGCTTCGACCCGCGCCAGCTCGAGGCGACGCTGCGCCGGGTGATCGAGGGCGAAGGGTAG
- a CDS encoding chemotaxis protein CheB translates to MPRVLVVDDSVVMRDIVRAHLAGLGLDLDFAASGEDALSRLSNGPPVDLVITDYAMPGMDGMTLARKVKEKSGTLPIKIVLISANKELRERDLLGTGLLDAFFPKPIDGSQLAARVSALLALSVQSPVVPSSRRARAAIRVVVADDTEVGRTLLARILKVDPEIEVVGMARDGQGAVDLAVRENPQLILLDALMPGLDGVAATRRIMALAPTRVVIVSDQQGGRPAAQIFAATEAGALDVISRPGWGDPMGPQAVALREKIKMLSEVPVVRRWSDAPRSVRSRRGVRPSSFQRATVISICASTGGPAAIAALLPGLAPVASSVPILIVQHVLAGFDEALAEWLTEVTGLQVRLATHGMPLRAGTVLLAPEGRHLLAQSPNTIAVVEGPPVGGHRPSGTPLFESVARHFADGALGVMLTGMGTDGVEGLRAIKAAGGSVVVQSPDSCIVSGMPGAAIARGYADSVLSLDEMAPEIVERVRAPARSRH, encoded by the coding sequence ATGCCGCGCGTGCTCGTGGTGGACGACTCGGTCGTGATGCGCGACATCGTTCGCGCGCACCTCGCCGGACTCGGCCTCGATCTCGATTTCGCCGCCTCGGGTGAGGACGCGCTCTCGCGCCTGTCCAACGGCCCGCCGGTGGATCTGGTGATCACCGACTACGCGATGCCGGGCATGGACGGCATGACGCTCGCCCGGAAGGTCAAGGAGAAGAGCGGCACGCTGCCCATCAAGATCGTGCTCATCAGCGCGAACAAGGAGCTGCGTGAGCGCGATCTTCTCGGCACGGGCCTGCTCGACGCGTTCTTCCCCAAGCCCATCGACGGCTCGCAGCTCGCCGCGCGCGTCTCGGCCCTGCTCGCGCTCAGCGTGCAGTCGCCCGTCGTGCCCTCGAGCCGGCGTGCTCGCGCGGCCATCCGCGTCGTCGTCGCCGACGACACCGAGGTCGGCCGCACGCTGCTCGCCCGCATCCTGAAGGTCGATCCCGAGATCGAGGTCGTGGGCATGGCGCGCGACGGCCAGGGCGCGGTCGATCTCGCGGTGCGCGAGAACCCGCAGCTCATCCTCCTCGACGCGCTGATGCCCGGGCTCGACGGCGTCGCCGCGACGAGGCGCATCATGGCGCTGGCGCCGACGCGCGTGGTCATCGTCTCCGATCAGCAGGGAGGCCGCCCCGCCGCGCAGATCTTCGCGGCCACCGAGGCGGGCGCGCTCGACGTGATCTCGCGGCCCGGCTGGGGCGATCCGATGGGCCCGCAGGCCGTCGCGCTGCGCGAGAAGATCAAGATGCTCTCCGAGGTGCCCGTCGTGCGCCGCTGGAGCGACGCGCCGCGCTCGGTCCGATCGCGCCGCGGCGTGCGCCCGAGCTCGTTCCAGCGCGCCACCGTGATCTCGATCTGCGCCTCGACCGGCGGCCCTGCCGCGATCGCGGCCCTGTTGCCGGGGCTCGCGCCCGTCGCGTCGAGCGTGCCCATCCTCATCGTGCAGCACGTGCTCGCCGGCTTCGACGAGGCGCTCGCCGAGTGGCTCACGGAGGTGACGGGCCTGCAGGTTCGTCTCGCGACGCACGGCATGCCGCTGCGCGCGGGGACCGTGCTGCTCGCGCCCGAGGGCCGGCACCTGCTCGCGCAATCGCCGAACACGATCGCGGTGGTCGAGGGGCCGCCCGTCGGCGGACATCGCCCCTCCGGCACGCCGCTGTTCGAGTCTGTCGCGCGACACTTCGCCGACGGCGCGCTCGGCGTGATGCTCACGGGCATGGGGACGGACGGCGTCGAGGGGCTGCGCGCGATCAAGGCCGCGGGGGGCAGCGTGGTGGTGCAGAGCCCGGATTCTTGCATCGTCAGCGGTATGCCAGGCGCCGCGATTGCACGAGGCTACGCAGACTCCGTCCTCTCGCTCGACGAGATGGCCCCCGAGATCGTCGAACGTGTCAGGGCGCCCGCGCGCTCACGGCATTGA